A region of uncultured Carboxylicivirga sp. DNA encodes the following proteins:
- a CDS encoding bestrophin family ion channel: MYTKIENKFLFVHRLMARTWYWGIIISTAYSAVVVYLDNQNLDWLIFPSSIPAILGTAVSLLLAFRTNSAYDRWWEARKIWGSIVNDSRSLIRQATTFVDMQDSAQKKLVTELTKLQIAWCWALNKELRKQEVLPAIKKFLNQKQIDYVLAHLNAHNAILQLMGEKIKDLYSKNYINVYQYMNMDNLLTSQSNHMGVCERISNTVFPLQYSFTLHLSVIAFTLVFPMGIASTLSWTAVPITFIVATIFYLIKSIASRIQDPFTNYYSDTPMDSISRTIEINLNQQIGNYENLPSAIPADKYGVLL; encoded by the coding sequence ATGTATACCAAAATCGAAAATAAATTCTTGTTTGTTCATCGCTTAATGGCAAGAACATGGTACTGGGGAATTATTATTTCAACTGCTTATTCAGCAGTAGTAGTATATCTTGACAACCAAAATTTAGACTGGCTAATTTTTCCTTCTTCCATACCGGCAATATTGGGTACTGCAGTTTCCTTACTTTTGGCTTTCAGAACCAATTCGGCTTACGACCGATGGTGGGAAGCAAGAAAAATATGGGGATCCATTGTAAACGACAGTCGTTCTTTAATTAGACAAGCAACTACCTTTGTTGATATGCAGGATTCAGCTCAAAAAAAACTGGTAACTGAATTAACAAAACTACAAATTGCCTGGTGCTGGGCTTTAAATAAAGAACTACGAAAGCAAGAAGTACTTCCTGCCATTAAGAAGTTTCTTAATCAAAAACAAATTGATTATGTTCTTGCACATCTTAATGCTCATAATGCCATACTTCAGTTGATGGGAGAAAAAATTAAAGATCTTTATTCAAAAAACTATATTAATGTATACCAATATATGAATATGGATAACCTATTAACAAGTCAAAGCAATCATATGGGCGTTTGTGAAAGAATCAGTAATACTGTATTTCCATTGCAATATAGTTTCACATTACACCTATCTGTAATTGCTTTCACCTTAGTTTTTCCAATGGGAATAGCATCAACTCTTAGCTGGACAGCAGTACCCATAACGTTTATTGTGGCAACAATCTTTTACCTGATCAAATCCATTGCCAGCAGAATTCAGGATCCTTTCACCAACTACTATAGTGACACTCCAATGGATAGTATCTCACGTACAATTGAAATAAATCTTAATCAGCAAATAGGTAATTACGAAAATTTACCTTCCGCTATTCCTGCTGATAAGTATGGGGTTTTATTATAA
- a CDS encoding STAS domain-containing protein, translating to MIKIKVFKNTTLVSFESKENLDIKNSGDLKSRMMEILKRPFTNLIVDLEKVEKVDDEGLNALMAVQRLSEINQSQLSLFNVREGVLKSMRKYDLDHYFFFCDRPKPFSDDLLMV from the coding sequence ATGATAAAGATAAAAGTTTTTAAAAATACCACGTTAGTATCATTTGAGAGCAAAGAGAATTTGGATATTAAAAATTCAGGAGATCTTAAATCTCGCATGATGGAAATATTAAAGCGACCATTCACTAATTTAATTGTGGATCTTGAAAAAGTTGAGAAGGTTGATGATGAAGGTTTGAATGCATTAATGGCTGTTCAACGTTTGTCAGAGATAAATCAAAGTCAACTGAGTCTCTTTAACGTGAGGGAGGGAGTACTTAAGTCAATGCGAAAGTATGATCTCGATCATTATTTCTTTTTTTGTGACCGTCCAAAGCCCTTTTCTGATGACCTGTTAATGGTTTAA
- a CDS encoding 1-acyl-sn-glycerol-3-phosphate acyltransferase — translation MVNELNFDSIRPYQDNEIHEVFERLKNEHDFLELIKFLYPNFSTENFLKKLLSIQSVNEFQTEIIYPYVKEVLRTTTKGITHSGLTDLDPKGHYLFISNHRDIVLDSAILNILMVENKLNTTEIAIGDNLLIFPWITDLVKLNKTFIVNRNLPVRQMLESSMRLSHYIRKTLVERNQSIWIAQREGRSKDGDDRTQVSLLKMMNMSGAGSFAENFSELTIVPLSISYEYDPCDYLKALEFQMKRDKPDYKKTQADDLKHMGAGLRGRKGRVHFGFGKPINKTQLDKLNDLPKNDQLQALAEMIDQQIHNNYKFYPGNFVADDLFTNHTRHTDKYTEEDKSIFLGYLDEHLSRIDGDREFLHKALLEMYANPVKNFYTSEEK, via the coding sequence ATGGTCAATGAGTTAAACTTTGATTCGATACGTCCTTATCAGGACAACGAAATACACGAAGTTTTTGAGCGATTAAAGAATGAACATGATTTTCTAGAATTAATCAAGTTCTTATATCCCAACTTTTCAACTGAAAATTTTCTTAAAAAATTATTAAGTATTCAAAGTGTAAATGAGTTTCAAACAGAAATCATTTATCCATATGTAAAAGAGGTATTACGCACCACAACAAAAGGGATTACCCATTCAGGTTTAACTGATCTTGATCCAAAGGGACACTACCTTTTTATATCCAACCACCGTGACATTGTTCTTGATTCTGCCATACTGAATATATTAATGGTGGAAAACAAACTAAATACAACTGAAATTGCAATCGGAGATAATCTATTGATTTTTCCTTGGATTACTGATTTGGTTAAACTGAATAAAACATTCATTGTAAACCGCAATTTGCCAGTACGCCAAATGTTGGAAAGCTCAATGCGTCTTTCACATTACATTAGAAAAACGCTTGTTGAACGAAATCAAAGTATTTGGATTGCTCAGCGTGAAGGACGTTCGAAAGATGGCGATGACCGCACGCAAGTTAGTCTTTTAAAAATGATGAATATGAGTGGCGCTGGTTCATTTGCTGAAAATTTCAGCGAATTAACGATTGTTCCACTATCAATTTCATACGAATACGATCCTTGTGACTATTTGAAAGCACTGGAATTTCAAATGAAACGTGACAAACCGGATTACAAAAAGACACAGGCTGATGACCTGAAGCATATGGGCGCGGGATTAAGAGGCAGAAAAGGGCGTGTACATTTCGGCTTTGGGAAACCGATTAACAAAACCCAACTAGATAAATTAAATGATTTACCCAAGAATGATCAGTTACAAGCTTTAGCAGAAATGATTGATCAGCAAATCCATAATAACTATAAGTTCTATCCTGGCAATTTTGTAGCTGACGATTTATTTACCAATCATACCAGACATACCGATAAATATACTGAAGAAGATAAATCGATTTTCTTAGGATATTTAGATGAGCATTTGTCTAGAATTGATGGTGATCGTGAGTTCCTTCACAAGGCTCTTTTAGAGATGTATGCCAATCCGGTGAAGAACTTTTATACTTCAGAAGAAAAATAA
- the aspS gene encoding aspartate--tRNA ligase, translating to MYRTHTCGELRMDHLNLSVTLSGWVQKVRNLGGMTFIDLRDRYGITQLVFNEQSHKDLCDQANELGREFVIQVKGKVAERSSKNAKIATGEIEILVEQLLILNASELPPFTIEDDTDGGDELRMKYRYLDLRRAPVRDNLVLRHKMGFEVRNYLNSQNFIETETPVLIKSTPEGARDFVVPSRMNEGQFYALPQSPQVFKQLLMVGGFDRYFQIVKCFRDEDLRADRQPEFTQIDCEMSYVEQDDILNTFEGMTKHLFKTIKEVELDYDFPRLSYADAMKYYGSDKPDTRFDMKFVDITEVVKDSEFKLFSSAEYVGGICANGCADYTRKQLDQLTDFVKKPQIGAGGLIYIKYNTDGSVKSSIDKFYTEEQLQSLGEHFNAKPGDLVLILAGPTNKTLNALCELRLEMGTRLGLRDRNKFSPLWVVDFPLLEWDEDTNRFYAMHHPFTSPKLEDLALLDTDPKNVRANAYDLVINGIEIGGGSIRIFNDELQHKMFKILGFSEEEAEAQFGFLMNAFKYGAPPHGGVAFGFDRLVALFAGIDSIRDVIAFPKNNSGRDVMIDSPSPISKEQLEELNIALTKKEK from the coding sequence ATGTACAGAACACATACCTGCGGTGAATTAAGAATGGATCACCTTAACCTGTCTGTAACTTTAAGTGGATGGGTTCAAAAAGTACGTAACTTAGGAGGAATGACCTTTATCGACTTGCGCGATAGATATGGTATTACTCAGTTGGTTTTCAATGAGCAGTCTCATAAAGATTTGTGTGATCAAGCTAATGAGTTAGGTAGAGAATTTGTTATACAGGTTAAGGGAAAAGTTGCTGAGCGTAGCAGTAAGAATGCAAAAATTGCGACCGGAGAAATTGAAATTTTAGTTGAGCAATTACTTATTCTAAATGCATCAGAATTACCTCCTTTTACTATTGAAGATGATACCGATGGTGGAGATGAATTAAGAATGAAATATCGTTATCTTGATTTACGAAGAGCTCCGGTAAGGGATAATTTGGTGCTACGTCATAAAATGGGTTTTGAGGTTCGTAATTATCTTAATTCACAAAATTTTATTGAGACAGAAACACCTGTTTTAATAAAATCAACCCCTGAAGGTGCGAGAGATTTTGTAGTTCCATCTCGTATGAATGAAGGACAATTTTATGCATTGCCTCAATCTCCTCAGGTGTTTAAGCAGTTATTGATGGTGGGTGGTTTCGATCGCTATTTTCAGATTGTAAAATGTTTTCGCGATGAAGATTTACGTGCCGACCGTCAACCAGAATTTACACAGATTGACTGTGAAATGTCATATGTTGAACAAGATGACATATTAAATACATTTGAAGGGATGACAAAGCATCTTTTCAAAACAATCAAGGAAGTAGAACTGGATTACGATTTTCCTAGATTATCGTATGCTGATGCCATGAAGTACTATGGATCAGATAAACCGGACACTCGCTTTGATATGAAATTTGTTGATATAACAGAGGTAGTAAAAGACTCAGAATTCAAATTGTTTAGTTCTGCTGAATATGTTGGTGGTATCTGTGCTAATGGGTGTGCTGATTATACACGCAAACAACTTGATCAATTGACAGATTTTGTAAAGAAACCTCAGATTGGAGCAGGTGGATTAATTTATATCAAATACAATACAGATGGTTCCGTAAAATCATCAATTGATAAGTTTTATACCGAAGAGCAATTACAATCATTAGGAGAGCATTTTAATGCTAAACCTGGAGATTTGGTGTTAATTCTTGCAGGACCAACAAATAAAACTTTAAATGCACTTTGTGAGTTGCGATTGGAAATGGGAACCCGTTTAGGATTGAGAGATAGAAATAAATTTTCTCCTCTTTGGGTTGTTGATTTTCCATTATTGGAATGGGATGAAGATACTAATCGTTTTTATGCCATGCATCACCCATTTACTTCGCCAAAATTAGAAGATTTGGCATTGTTGGATACTGATCCAAAAAATGTAAGGGCTAATGCCTATGATTTGGTGATTAATGGTATTGAGATAGGTGGTGGATCAATCCGTATCTTTAATGATGAGTTGCAACACAAGATGTTTAAGATATTAGGATTTTCTGAAGAAGAAGCTGAAGCTCAATTCGGATTCTTGATGAATGCCTTTAAATATGGTGCTCCTCCTCATGGTGGTGTAGCCTTTGGCTTTGATCGTTTAGTTGCCTTATTTGCAGGAATTGATTCTATTCGTGATGTTATTGCATTTCCTAAGAATAACTCTGGTAGAGATGTGATGATTGATTCTCCATCTCCTATTAGTAAGGAGCAATTGGAGGAATTAAATATTGCATTAACAAAGAAAGAGAAGTAG
- a CDS encoding nucleoside deaminase produces the protein MKQAFIEAEKAFQKNEVPVGAVVVCQGQIISRSHNLTETLNDVTAHAEMLAITSASEFLGGKYLNQCTLYVTLEPCTMCAGALNWSQLKRLVYGASDEKRGFERCTPSLIHPKTEITSGIMEEECKEIIQTFFKNKR, from the coding sequence ATGAAACAAGCTTTTATAGAAGCAGAAAAAGCATTTCAAAAAAATGAAGTACCTGTTGGTGCTGTGGTTGTTTGTCAGGGGCAGATAATATCCAGGTCACATAATTTAACAGAAACTCTTAATGATGTTACTGCACATGCAGAAATGCTTGCAATCACATCAGCATCCGAGTTTTTAGGTGGAAAATACCTCAATCAATGTACGCTTTATGTAACACTAGAGCCGTGTACAATGTGCGCAGGAGCCTTAAACTGGTCACAGTTAAAAAGGTTGGTTTATGGCGCCAGTGATGAAAAAAGAGGTTTTGAACGATGTACACCATCTTTAATTCATCCTAAAACAGAAATTACATCTGGAATTATGGAAGAAGAATGCAAAGAGATCATACAAACTTTTTTTAAGAACAAACGATAG